CCGTAGCACCTGTGCATAAAAGTAGTAATGATATCACAAAAAAACTCCACTCTCAAGCTGCAAAATGCATTTAACAGGCAAACTGAAAGCTTGTGGGACATGAGCTCCTGCTTTGCCTATTAAATGTAACTTTAGTGGAAGAAAATAAAAAGAATGATTTTACAGATGGTGAATGGCGCTTCATTGCTTTAATGTATATGTGCTGTCAATCTAATACTCAACCTTTTCTATCAATTGATTCTGCCAAGGTATGAAAGAACATTTAACAAGGCGTGAAAGCTATTACGATAGATCAGGGtcatgcacatgatgcattttgagTCTGAACaagctcttaggctactttcacactaacgttaactgcaatccgtcacaatgcgtcgttttgcagaaaaaacgcatcctgcaaaagtgcttgcaggatgcgttttttccccatagacttgtattgacgacgcatcgcgacggattgccacacgtcgcatccgtcgtgcgacggatgcgtcgtgctttggcggaccgtcgggagcaaaaaacgctacatgtaacgttttttgctcctgacggaccgctttttccgaccgcgcatgcgcggccggaactctgcccccacctccctgcacctcacaatggggcagcggatgcattgcgacggggagattccaacgctagtgtgaaagtagctttgctTGTAAAGTGGCGTAAAATGGCATTCATAGGAGACTGTACTTTGCAAACaggttttttttattctattttctgtAGGATTCTGAATGGATTCCCCAGAATAAAATGTGGTTGCTCCTTTGTGCAATATGCTTCTAGGGGGAAACCTCATGTGCTGTGTGGTCTAGTAGTACGAATGTCTAAGGactctgtgtgtcattatacatcgGCTTCTCCATTTTCGTGGCGCCTTAAGATTCCAGCTGctagacccccactgatctgactTTAATGTCTGAGTGGCTTTTTCTTAAATaacatttttatgtgtttttagggATAGGAACATATTTATTagttaaaatacaaaaaaagtttCTTGTTTTGTTAACCATAAGTATGAAGTATGTGTTCTGTTCCAGGCTGCAATGGCTTCAGATCAAAGTTGGATGGTTCTTTAACAGTTCCAAGAATAGTACGTCAGTCACATGAGGTTAACAGCGTGCACTTTTATTactgagctgggactttcctttctGGAAAATTTCCACGCAAACCGCTTTTTAGTCCTTTGAATAGttgctgatgtgatcacacattaaCCCAATCCATATGGTTTTATTATTGATATTTTCCTCACTAAATTGCTGCTTTGAAACAATACAAATCAGAATTATGCCCCACAATCTGATGGGGGTGGGCTGCTTTTATACCAGCTAACATAACTTTTGGTAAGTTCAATACAGACTAGCACATTTAAGACTTTAATCTGTGAATATATTATTTCCTATGCATGACCACCTGTGTTTCCATATTATGGCCTGGGATTACACTTTTTAGATAAGCAGGACTATTATTATTTGATGCTTTTAATACACATCAAAGTATTCCTAACTTCTAGTTCTGGCTGTTTTTCAGAGTTGGTGCGAAGCTCGACATGCTTTATCCCCATCGTGGATAGTAGAGCGCGGAACATTGGAGAAACAAAGCTGGGAGCGAAGTGCATGGGATCAAGAGACATGGGATCAGCGTGTGTGTCTGCAGAGCATGCGCTGTGAGAGCTGTTTTTTGTGGGGTTCAGTTAGAGTTCTGGATCTGGCTTATGAAAAAAGAGTCACCGTGCGATATTCTCTTAACAAATGGCTCTCTTACCAAGATACACATGCTCTATACGCTGCTCGTCTGTGCCATGGTGGACCTGGGCATCCTGGCACAGATCTCTTTACCTTTCGTCTTCCTCTTCCACAACTGGACCAACCACAGTCTTCATCACTAGAGTTTGCTGTTTGCTATCAAGTAGGAGATCAAGAATTTTGGGACAATAACACAGGCAGAAATTACAGTCTTGTTCGACCTGAAACTGGGTCTTCACGAACTCAAGAATCTGAGAATGGGTGGATACATTTCATATAATAAAGACCAGAGAGAATCTGCTCTGCTTACCCAGAATTTACCTTTTTGTCTTAAAGTAACACCAAAGATAAAATAATCTCCGTTAATGAAAGTACTTCTAAAAAAGGATGAGAGACTAGACTGCTTCTGCTTGGGCAAGGACATTAAAATTCTCAAGACGTAATATAGGGCTGTAACTCATAGTAGCTGATCACACATCTTAATTTATTAATATAATACATCTGTGTTTCGCAGTCTTAATACGGACTACTATGCTGCAAGTCTCCAGTGGCCAGCCCAAGGGTCATGGTGTGTTCTCACAAGGTGGAACTGGCCATACAAATCTAATTTCTCTTGATAAAGAATATATAGAAATGCGCATGTTTCCTTAAGCACAGTTGCCTAATATGTTGGAAGTTAATAGATAATGCATAAGTCAGACAACTTCCTTGCTCCTTCACGACTCCATGCCTCACACATGAAGGTCATCCTTTAGTTATCTTGTGACACATCATTAAGCATTACAGAAGCCTTGATTTTAGTTGGAGCACCATCATCATAGCTTGGAAATATGGAAATCTCTGCAAAGTGACGGGGTTGATGGTGGGGGGTCAAGGCTAACACAGTTCCACAAGACTGGACATACATGAAGAGGAATCTAGTCTTCTGAACTAATGACAGTAAAGCACAAGACGGCTTAAATTATTAGGTTTTCCGTAGAATATGCTGCTTTCTAGAGGAAAAAAAAGCTGAACTAAATTATTATATGCTCTATTTATGTGAAATAATAATATTAAGACATTATATGAGTGTAATCATTGTTCATTATATGTGCAGATCACAGACTTTAAACTAATACCTCAGTACTTAAAGAgactctatcacctgaatttggagggaacaatcttcagccataggggcgggtttttcggctgtttgattcacccttttcttacccgctgactgcatgcagactgcaatattggattgaagttcattctatgtcctccatagtacatgcctgcgcaaggcaagattgccttgtgcaggcatgtactacggaggacagagaatgaacttcaatccaatattgcagccagcgtgtaaggaaagggtgaatcaaacacccgaaaaccccgcccctatggctgaagattgttccctccaaattcaggtgacagagtccctttaaatatgttGAATGTCACAATGGACATAGATTTTAATACTGATATTTTG
This region of Ranitomeya imitator isolate aRanImi1 chromosome 1, aRanImi1.pri, whole genome shotgun sequence genomic DNA includes:
- the PPP1R3E gene encoding protein phosphatase 1 regulatory subunit 3E, with amino-acid sequence MSRPSRPPCGDIPRNLSYIAGLYERAYYRTARPSLEEHDEEEEGPSCPGLSCTVKTQTAPRRWRSRSAPALRVSRVERHRSPETRKRVRFADALGLELESVRHFRREDLPCIPQHVTYRLQKELLEQLGGSCIAREDVSWCEARHALSPSWIVERGTLEKQSWERSAWDQETWDQRVCLQSMRCESCFLWGSVRVLDLAYEKRVTVRYSLNKWLSYQDTHALYAARLCHGGPGHPGTDLFTFRLPLPQLDQPQSSSLEFAVCYQVGDQEFWDNNTGRNYSLVRPETGSSRTQESENGWIHFI